The DNA window GAGCGATTGTCCTGCACGGTGCGAATATCGTCCAGCTCCACGACCGGACGCTGGTCGGATTTCCGCTGAGCGCCTTCAGATCGCCGAATGGCTCGCGGCTGAGGCGTCCGGGTGATCGTCAAGATATGGTCCTCGTCGAAGGCGATGGCTCGGGGATCGAAGTTATACTCGCGGCAGAAGGCGAAGAACTGCCCGTGCTGCGGGTCGAGCAGATCGCGGCGCGCTCGTTCCGCCCCCACGCTGGTGGTAATGACGAAGACTTCCGAGATGGGGATGCGCTGTTCAACCATCAGCGCGTAGAGCGTCTCGGTGACGACTTGCGGCGTCTGGCCGAGCACAGAGACGAAGATGTGACGGGCGTTACCCCGTCCTTGCAATCGGGCGATGGATCGTTTGCTCTCCTTACGGTGACGCATCATGGTGATCCTCGATGTTTGGCAGGTTCTCGACCGGAATGAACTCCTGACGGCCAAAGTATGGCGCAGGAGCGAGCACGTTGAGTCTGCAACCCAGTGAACGTCCCTTCTCCTCCCTCGAGCAGATGGCGAAGCTTCCGCCCCACAAGCTCGCATCCATAGCTGTGGTGAAAGAAGCAGCGCAACCCGAGACGCGCGATCGAGCGGAGCGCTCGCAGATGCTCAATCGCGGCTGGGCGATGCCCCTTTGCCCCATGCGCTTGCAGCCGTCGCGCGTCTTCTTGTGGTACGCTGCTGGTGTTTCGTCTTGGAGCACGGCGTCTCCAAGAGAAACGAAGATCACTCCCACTGATGGCCGACTTTCGCTCGCTGATCATCGAGGGATGCGGCGAGAATCGCTTCGCAAACCTGACCGGCGTACTGATGCACGCGCTCGGCGCGTTGTTGGTCGAGATGGAGATAGCCGTGCTCCAGATAGGAGAAATTCCGCGCCTGCTGGATGTCTTCCAGACGCTTACGCATGTCTGGATCGAGCGACTGCCCGAGCGCCTCAAGAAGCGCCAGTCCGGTTGAGAGGGTGAGGTTCCGAGGTTCCCGCGTAGCGTTCAGCAGCTCCAGAAAACGCCGACGAACGCTCTCCGAAAGATCATCCCATCGAGGGTGCCAAGGATTGATCCCTCGGTCCAGCAACTGCGCCTGCACGGCGCTCTCGACGGCGCGATAAGCGCGAAGGACGCTATCGGTATTCCGTCCTTCTTCCAGCCGACGCCGACTGTTTTCCAGGACATCGGCCACTAGGAGCAATAAGTCTTCCTGCGCCGCACCCTCGAAAGGCTGCCCATTTTGCGCATTGCGCAGCTTGGGGAGCAGGCGCGCCAGCCGTCGGCTTGGCTCGCCCATGCGGATGAGAACGCGCGCGAGAGGGGCCAAGAGTTCGTTGTCTTCGAGCGTTCGCGCAGGTCCCTGAAGCCGTTGTATGATCTGATTGGCCGCCTCGTAATCGAATTCGTCCCAGTGCCAGAGAGCTTCGATAGCCTGCTTCACGAACTCAGCACGGCCCCGATCGGGGAGAGTGCGGCATAGGAACCGAGCTTCTCGATAACTCGATCGGCGCGCGTTTTGCAGGGCTTGTTGGAGTCTCTCTTCGGTCGCCGTCCGCTCCGATCGCACGACGCGCATCGCCTCACGGACGACGCGCCCATATTCATCGCGCATTCCTCCGCCAGTGTAATCCAGCTCGAGTCGGCCAGAAAGCTCTGCTGTGAGGGCGGCATGAACGACGGCCGCCGACAGCGCTTTCGTTCCTCCCGTGAAATTGACGATGACGCGCTCAGCTTCGACCACTTTGGATTCGGAGAAGATGCGACGTGCTTCCGCAAGACAAACATCAATGTCCTCGGGATCCGCCACCTCGCGCGTCTCTACAGGAATTCCCAGCGCCTCGCACTTTTGCTGCGCTTCGGCGGCCACATCGAAAGGAGACGGCTTTTGCCCGGGAAATGGACGCCCGTAGAGAAGCAGGACCACGGCGGCCTCGTCTTTGACCTCTTCTACCGCCTTGACGATCGGATCAGCCGTCCCGCCAACAGTGAGGATCACGACCGTCGTGCTCATATGTGACCTCCTTTCGGTTGGACGCACACCCAGCCCAACGGGTACATGGGCGCACCGCCCTCGTAGCCGATGCGCCGGGTGTGCGGGAAAATTCCCTCCAAATCCATGCGGTGCGTTCGTGGATTTTCGCCGAGCCGATATTTCTGGCGCAATGCGGTGAACTCTTCTGGCGAGAGCATGCGTCGCAGGAGATCGCCCACGGTTTTGATCTCCCAGCCACCGCCCCAGCCGAGGTTGAGAAGGAATGCGCCTTCGGCGACATCTTTGAGCATCGTCTCCAACTCGGCGTAAAAGTCGGCGATCGGCTGTAGGCCGCGCTCGCGAAAGAAGGCTTGCTCCGCCGTGATGATGGA is part of the Blastocatellia bacterium genome and encodes:
- a CDS encoding TIGR02710 family CRISPR-associated CARF protein, encoding MSTTVVILTVGGTADPIVKAVEEVKDEAAVVLLLYGRPFPGQKPSPFDVAAEAQQKCEALGIPVETREVADPEDIDVCLAEARRIFSESKVVEAERVIVNFTGGTKALSAAVVHAALTAELSGRLELDYTGGGMRDEYGRVVREAMRVVRSERTATEERLQQALQNARRSSYREARFLCRTLPDRGRAEFVKQAIEALWHWDEFDYEAANQIIQRLQGPARTLEDNELLAPLARVLIRMGEPSRRLARLLPKLRNAQNGQPFEGAAQEDLLLLVADVLENSRRRLEEGRNTDSVLRAYRAVESAVQAQLLDRGINPWHPRWDDLSESVRRRFLELLNATREPRNLTLSTGLALLEALGQSLDPDMRKRLEDIQQARNFSYLEHGYLHLDQQRAERVHQYAGQVCEAILAASLDDQRAKVGHQWE
- a CDS encoding CRISPR-associated ring nuclease; the protein is MMRHRKESKRSIARLQGRGNARHIFVSVLGQTPQVVTETLYALMVEQRIPISEVFVITTSVGAERARRDLLDPQHGQFFAFCREYNFDPRAIAFDEDHILTITRTPQPRAIRRSEGAQRKSDQRPVVELDDIRTVQDNRS